The following proteins are co-located in the Lentibacillus sp. JNUCC-1 genome:
- a CDS encoding acyltransferase family protein gives MKILILPYLFMSVVYALLNAETWTVKEVLFQIAGSIFLGKSAVYFILIIFQFYLLHIFCARYLSQWSGKVVIPVAFVINAGYLAFFNFTDAPSHAVGDYFWNVGYWMPFVGWLFYFVLGFYGGKNYEAIVAMLRSKWILIIPGIALAGMLLMNKYFMISPDSKRVDMLLYACSVIFSIMFIGIRFQRVPRFIMLISNYSFSIFLLNMFFFVLISYVEPPVFLNIATYSISAFIITLVLCIGTTYVFNQFRFGKYFVGAVMPFKVAHTERYDEVTLRRGLK, from the coding sequence ATGAAGATCTTAATCCTCCCCTATTTGTTTATGAGTGTTGTTTATGCCCTGTTAAATGCTGAAACATGGACAGTTAAAGAAGTCCTTTTTCAAATTGCCGGCAGCATCTTTCTAGGTAAATCAGCTGTTTATTTTATACTGATCATCTTCCAGTTTTATTTGCTGCATATATTTTGTGCACGTTATTTAAGTCAATGGTCTGGTAAAGTGGTGATTCCAGTTGCCTTCGTGATTAACGCAGGGTATCTGGCTTTTTTTAATTTTACCGATGCTCCGTCCCATGCTGTGGGAGACTATTTTTGGAATGTCGGTTATTGGATGCCATTTGTAGGTTGGCTGTTTTATTTTGTTTTAGGTTTTTACGGGGGGAAGAATTATGAGGCGATCGTTGCGATGCTGCGCAGTAAATGGATTTTGATCATTCCAGGTATTGCCCTTGCAGGGATGCTCCTAATGAACAAGTATTTTATGATCAGTCCAGATTCCAAACGGGTGGATATGCTTCTCTATGCATGTTCGGTTATCTTTTCGATAATGTTTATCGGGATTCGTTTTCAGCGGGTGCCTAGATTCATAATGCTAATCAGTAACTATTCATTCAGCATCTTTTTATTAAATATGTTTTTCTTTGTGCTGATAAGTTATGTCGAACCGCCGGTGTTTTTGAATATCGCAACTTATTCCATCTCTGCATTTATCATTACGCTCGTTCTGTGTATTGGTACCACCTATGTATTCAATCAGTTTAGGTTCGGTAAGTATTTTGTGGGAGCAGTGATGCCATTTAAAGTGGCACATACTGAAAGGTACGATGAAGTAACGCTTAGGAGAGGGTTGAAATGA
- a CDS encoding acyltransferase family protein, translating to MKKQSLIHEIFWLRSLACLAVTFGHAIHNGHMIYEAETVFHPPVYIFSMAVLFGVPVFVFISEFLLANKYHTSVPKGFMKKG from the coding sequence ATGAAAAAACAGTCGTTAATTCATGAGATCTTCTGGCTTCGGAGCCTGGCCTGTCTTGCCGTTACATTCGGTCACGCGATTCATAATGGACATATGATCTATGAAGCGGAAACGGTTTTCCATCCACCAGTCTATATTTTTAGTATGGCTGTTCTCTTTGGGGTGCCTGTTTTTGTGTTTATTTCCGAATTTTTACTGGCCAATAAATACCACACAAGCGTTCCAAAAGGATTTATGAAAAAAGGATGA
- a CDS encoding glycosyltransferase, translating to MYGLAKLRKDRRLFYHYILKDLPVNYTEYDLAVAYAGPMDLISYYIVHKVKAQKKVQWIHFDIDHIGFDSYFAQKLYGQFQQIFTVSEEGRHKLLQRVPALEERTDVFPNLLSPTLIMAQAAEGEGFQDHFTGMRLLTVGRLSHEKGQDLAIEALSFLVRNGFDVRWYFVGTGSEADKYKQLAAEKGVSDYAVFLGEQLNPYPYMKECDVYVQPSRHEGYCITLAEAKLFHKPIVTTDFTGAREQTKAQQTGIIVEVDAWQIYQAVRNLLNTAALRHNLSDNLTGEQQSWSVEKLYSGVR from the coding sequence GTGTATGGTCTGGCGAAACTTAGAAAAGACAGGCGTTTATTCTATCACTATATCTTAAAAGACCTTCCAGTTAATTATACGGAATATGATCTCGCTGTCGCTTATGCGGGCCCGATGGACCTCATAAGCTATTATATTGTCCATAAAGTGAAAGCCCAGAAAAAAGTTCAGTGGATTCACTTTGACATTGATCACATCGGCTTCGACTCTTATTTTGCCCAAAAACTATATGGGCAGTTTCAGCAAATTTTCACCGTTTCAGAGGAAGGGAGGCATAAGCTCTTGCAACGCGTGCCTGCATTGGAAGAGCGAACAGACGTCTTTCCCAATCTTTTATCCCCAACCTTGATCATGGCACAAGCTGCAGAGGGAGAGGGATTTCAAGATCATTTTACAGGCATGCGTCTTTTAACTGTTGGCAGGCTGTCACATGAAAAAGGTCAAGATCTGGCTATAGAAGCTTTGTCTTTTCTTGTGCGAAACGGCTTTGATGTCAGATGGTACTTTGTCGGAACTGGTTCAGAGGCAGATAAATATAAGCAGCTGGCAGCGGAAAAAGGGGTCAGTGATTACGCGGTTTTTTTGGGTGAGCAGCTGAATCCCTATCCATATATGAAAGAATGTGATGTGTATGTGCAGCCTTCGAGACATGAAGGTTATTGCATAACACTTGCAGAAGCTAAGCTGTTTCACAAACCGATTGTGACGACTGACTTTACTGGAGCACGAGAACAAACCAAAGCCCAGCAGACGGGGATTATAGTAGAGGTTGACGCCTGGCAAATCTATCAAGCGGTGAGAAACCTACTGAATACTGCTGCTTTACGGCACAACTTGAGTGATAACTTAACGGGTGAACAGCAAAGTTGGTCAGTGGAAAAACTTTATAGTGGTGTCAGATGA